A window of the Mucilaginibacter sp. cycad4 genome harbors these coding sequences:
- a CDS encoding RagB/SusD family nutrient uptake outer membrane protein, which produces MKKHIKFLMAGGFLILSVGCKKNLDLVNKNAYTYDTYFTTDAAINQAVVATYAGLLHTGLWAREWYYTFDLLGYDAKNNQPLVGDLLQLAQYNFGSDQSQMGQTWAALYQIIARANVVIDRAQTSWKPADATETGHQTQYIAEVKFLRAYAYFQLVNLYGRVPLRTKFIQQPTAAEINLGRSPLADIWAFIEQDLKDAEAGLPVSYKSADDYGRTTQGAVVALLGKSYLYEKKWASAQAELTKLTQAPFSYTLATNYNDLFDDPRQDDPALNPETIFQVMNQQWTDWGIGNQYYLFGGQETWGGKATHSGRAQEYGFNDWNNVLVTTTAVKAFTYPNPQNPSVNYVDPRAAFTFYGNAASGGQTKYCQQCTPGGAVDYPFATKGYAWLKYEYYNKQASFGGPASGINGQVIRYADVLLMLAEAYIQQGNTGAQPLALINQVRNRPSVKAPAYASLGGQADAMTILMRERQLELTGEQSRYFDLIRWGIAKQTINAERKIEDGTQPFQDKNLLFPIPLAEKNSNSSVAKDISGDWN; this is translated from the coding sequence ATGAAAAAACATATAAAATTTCTTATGGCGGGAGGATTTTTAATTCTCTCGGTAGGGTGTAAGAAGAATTTGGATTTGGTTAATAAGAACGCTTATACTTATGATACTTATTTTACCACAGATGCTGCCATAAACCAGGCTGTTGTGGCCACTTACGCCGGTTTGTTGCATACGGGTTTGTGGGCACGAGAATGGTATTATACTTTTGATTTGTTGGGTTATGATGCCAAAAACAATCAGCCCCTGGTAGGGGACCTTCTGCAATTGGCCCAGTATAATTTTGGTTCCGATCAAAGCCAAATGGGACAAACCTGGGCAGCATTATATCAGATAATAGCGCGTGCTAACGTTGTTATTGATCGTGCCCAGACCTCATGGAAGCCAGCTGATGCTACAGAGACAGGGCACCAAACACAATACATTGCCGAAGTTAAATTTTTGCGTGCTTATGCCTATTTTCAACTGGTTAATTTGTACGGGAGGGTGCCTTTGCGTACCAAGTTTATACAGCAGCCAACCGCTGCCGAGATTAACCTTGGAAGATCACCCCTTGCCGACATATGGGCATTTATTGAACAGGATTTGAAAGATGCTGAAGCAGGCCTTCCTGTTTCATACAAGTCTGCTGACGATTATGGCCGTACTACGCAAGGTGCAGTAGTAGCGCTTTTGGGTAAATCCTATTTGTACGAGAAAAAATGGGCGTCAGCACAAGCCGAACTTACTAAATTAACACAGGCTCCTTTCAGTTATACACTGGCAACGAATTATAATGATCTTTTTGATGATCCGCGGCAAGATGACCCTGCTTTGAATCCTGAAACCATTTTTCAGGTGATGAACCAGCAATGGACAGATTGGGGTATAGGCAATCAATACTACCTTTTTGGCGGTCAGGAAACCTGGGGTGGAAAAGCCACCCATTCTGGCCGCGCGCAGGAATATGGTTTTAATGATTGGAACAATGTACTTGTAACTACAACAGCTGTTAAGGCTTTCACCTACCCTAACCCACAAAACCCATCTGTGAATTACGTAGACCCCCGCGCAGCTTTCACCTTTTATGGCAATGCCGCAAGTGGCGGACAAACAAAATATTGCCAGCAATGTACCCCAGGGGGCGCAGTAGATTATCCCTTTGCTACAAAAGGGTACGCCTGGCTTAAATATGAATATTATAACAAACAAGCGTCATTTGGTGGACCGGCAAGTGGTATAAACGGCCAGGTAATCCGTTATGCTGATGTTTTACTGATGCTGGCCGAGGCCTATATTCAACAAGGCAATACCGGTGCGCAGCCGTTGGCTTTGATTAACCAGGTTCGCAATAGGCCAAGTGTTAAGGCTCCGGCTTATGCCTCACTGGGTGGTCAGGCAGATGCTATGACCATATTAATGCGTGAAAGGCAATTAGAACTAACCGGTGAGCAAAGCCGTTATTTTGATCTGATACGCTGGGGGATTGCTAAACAAACGATTAACGCTGAACGAAAAATAGAAGATGGCACACAGCCGTTTCAAGATAAAAATTTACTATTTCCAATACCTTTAGCTGAGAAGAATTCCAATTCTTCAGTAGCTAAGGATATTTCCGGGGATTGGAATTAA
- a CDS encoding Crp/Fnr family transcriptional regulator: protein MELIQYINTKIKLSAEESTAISSAFKKEFFPKGTNLVQPDNRSQKIQFIEKGLIRSFYINEEGKDITHFFFSENSFTMSMESVYFNKSDPYGREVLEDTTVYSIYFQEFDALSNQVEAFKSLMLMVAIETLKQFSDKLFSLQFQTAEQRYKHLTDNYPNILLRVPLGHIASYLGITQQTLSVIRSKK from the coding sequence ATGGAACTTATACAGTATATCAATACTAAAATAAAACTTAGTGCAGAAGAAAGTACTGCAATAAGTTCCGCTTTCAAAAAGGAGTTTTTTCCCAAAGGAACTAACCTGGTGCAGCCAGATAACCGATCTCAAAAAATTCAATTCATCGAAAAGGGCCTGATCCGGTCGTTTTATATAAATGAAGAAGGGAAAGATATCACTCATTTTTTCTTTAGCGAGAACAGTTTTACCATGTCTATGGAAAGCGTTTATTTCAACAAATCGGATCCGTATGGCAGGGAAGTTTTAGAAGACACTACTGTTTATAGTATTTATTTTCAGGAATTTGATGCTTTATCTAACCAGGTAGAAGCATTCAAGAGCCTGATGTTGATGGTAGCTATTGAAACGCTGAAGCAATTTTCTGACAAACTTTTCTCATTACAGTTCCAGACCGCAGAACAGCGATACAAACATCTGACAGATAACTATCCTAACATATTGTTAAGAGTGCCGCTCGGGCATATCGCGTCCTACCTTGGCATTACCCAGCAAACATTAAGCGTTATCCGGTCAAAAAAATAA
- a CDS encoding efflux RND transporter periplasmic adaptor subunit: MRHFLFYPVLIALFLLSCKNKKKESSDSNTTAIAVKTEEVQPTTLSSEVSVSGNVQGYTTVNLSFMVAGKINYESAKEGDNLAKGQLIATLDPTNYAIAKGLADVQVNSAADEFSRLKILHDRKSLSEDDFTKISFSLQQAQLQQQMQQKNLSDTKLYSPISGVLLKKQAEVGEIVAVGNPLFVVADIRRVKVLAYVPEGELHGIMIGQKANVNIAALDKTFTGKVTEVGSAADATSRAFTIKIEVENPGMIIRPGMIAEAGIAANNKKQVILVPAECVQQDLSNESYVFVVDKAQNKAFKRRVSLGHVTDNQIEVLSGLSDHDEVVTGGQKSLSDGSLITIIK, from the coding sequence ATGAGACACTTTCTATTCTACCCCGTCCTTATTGCCTTGTTCCTGTTAAGTTGCAAGAACAAGAAAAAAGAGAGCTCCGATAGCAATACCACCGCGATAGCTGTAAAAACCGAAGAGGTACAACCAACAACCCTAAGCAGTGAAGTATCTGTAAGCGGAAATGTACAAGGCTATACTACCGTAAATTTAAGCTTTATGGTTGCCGGTAAAATCAATTACGAATCTGCTAAAGAGGGCGACAACCTTGCAAAGGGACAATTGATCGCTACGCTTGATCCAACCAATTATGCCATTGCCAAAGGACTGGCCGATGTACAGGTCAACTCTGCAGCCGATGAATTCAGTCGTTTAAAAATACTGCATGACCGCAAGAGCCTGAGCGAAGATGATTTTACGAAAATCAGCTTTTCGTTACAGCAGGCCCAGCTTCAGCAACAAATGCAGCAAAAAAACTTATCGGATACCAAACTCTATTCGCCCATCAGCGGCGTACTGCTTAAAAAACAGGCAGAAGTAGGTGAGATTGTAGCTGTGGGTAACCCCCTATTCGTGGTAGCTGATATCAGGAGGGTCAAAGTGCTGGCCTATGTTCCGGAAGGGGAATTGCACGGCATTATGATCGGGCAAAAGGCAAATGTTAATATTGCCGCTCTTGATAAAACATTTACCGGTAAAGTAACCGAGGTAGGGTCGGCAGCCGATGCTACATCCAGGGCTTTTACCATAAAAATAGAAGTAGAAAATCCGGGCATGATTATCCGTCCCGGCATGATCGCCGAGGCCGGCATTGCCGCCAATAATAAAAAGCAGGTAATCTTAGTCCCTGCCGAATGCGTGCAGCAGGACCTTTCTAACGAGAGTTACGTGTTTGTGGTTGACAAAGCACAGAACAAGGCGTTTAAGCGCCGGGTAAGCCTCGGCCATGTAACCGACAACCAAATTGAAGTTTTATCGGGACTTTCAGATCACGACGAGGTTGTCACCGGCGGCCAAAAAAGCTTGTCTGACGGCTCTTTAATCACCATCATTAAATAA
- a CDS encoding efflux RND transporter permease subunit, producing MNIIKASLKYKHVTLSVLLLLFAVGVNSLLTMPRREDPKITIRQGLVIAYFPGANSIQVEEQVTKKLEQYLFQYEEVDKAKTYSTTKDGVAVINVELTENLKQPDVFWSKLRHQLLISKQIDLPEGVKGPIVNSDFGDTEALVIGLESNNTSYGELKRYAQKLEDYLRTVPAASKIKRIGEQQEEIVVSSTSEKLTQYGVNLQQVVQLLQSQNSINATGEVKTNTNKVPLYTNGYYNTETELANQVVGTSQSGSVVKLGDVAALKRDYQDPESIITVNGNKAVMLSVQMHEGNNIVKFGEDIDKKIEEARKIIPSDIKITTIVNQPHVVDHNISHFIREFFLAIVSVIIVVVLLLPLRIASVAAMAIPMTVAVTFAIMSALGIELHQVSLAALILVLGMVVDDAIVIADNYVELLDEGVERWTAAWRSANDLVIPVLAATITIIASFMPMILLRGTVGEFIFALPITVAVALASSFLVAMVLTPLLCYTFIKKGLHEKTDSTTEETDHQPKKKKKKSLLDLMQNGYNDLLDWCVKHPRITIASSLVPIALAGLLFAGGVRQQFFPAAERNQFVVELWMPTGTKVEKTNEAILRVEALIKHDKRVVSYATFAGTSSPRFYYNFSPEFPTSNYAQILINTTTDETTDQLSEELSAKVGKLIPEGTTYVKLMQQGSSLKAPVEVRIIGEDINHLKTIAAEVTNIIKQAKGSRFVRSDFHEDYYGIGIKLKEEASRLGYTTTSISQSVYTGFSGAAISTMYEGNDPVNIVLRLDKKSRQTTGDLENIYLKSPVTGADVPLRQIADLTPHWQTGRIMHRNGVRTLTVQSETTPDVLPSELLAAIQPTIAKLQLPDGYHIEYGGEDFNKKEALGQLIAALLVSLVLIFFILLFQFKHLKEAAIVMLSIPLSLFGAISGLFVTGNYFSFTAFIGLIALSGIVVRNAIILVDHTNELIKHGLDHKTAAIESGKRRLRPIFLTAMAAAIGVLPMIISGSAMWAPLASVLAFGVVWSMVMALITVPVLYIGWVKPKKEITEITENHKSH from the coding sequence ATGAATATCATCAAAGCATCGCTTAAATATAAGCATGTAACCTTATCTGTACTATTGTTGCTTTTTGCCGTCGGTGTAAATTCGTTATTGACGATGCCGCGTAGGGAAGACCCCAAAATCACCATCAGGCAGGGATTGGTTATCGCCTATTTTCCGGGGGCAAACTCCATCCAGGTAGAAGAACAGGTTACCAAAAAACTGGAACAATATCTTTTTCAGTACGAGGAAGTAGACAAGGCTAAAACATATTCCACCACGAAAGATGGTGTAGCTGTCATCAATGTGGAACTTACAGAGAACCTGAAACAGCCGGATGTGTTCTGGAGCAAGCTTCGCCACCAGCTGCTCATCTCCAAGCAAATTGATTTGCCTGAAGGCGTAAAAGGCCCTATTGTTAACTCAGATTTCGGTGACACCGAAGCGTTGGTAATTGGCCTGGAAAGTAACAACACCAGCTATGGGGAATTAAAGCGCTATGCCCAAAAACTGGAAGATTACCTCCGTACAGTTCCTGCCGCCTCTAAAATAAAGCGGATTGGCGAACAGCAGGAAGAAATTGTAGTATCGTCAACTTCAGAAAAACTAACCCAGTATGGCGTAAACCTGCAACAGGTGGTGCAATTGCTGCAATCACAAAACAGTATCAATGCAACCGGCGAGGTAAAAACAAATACCAATAAGGTACCGCTTTATACTAACGGCTATTACAATACCGAAACAGAGTTGGCCAACCAGGTAGTAGGTACCTCGCAGTCGGGCTCGGTAGTTAAGCTGGGCGATGTGGCCGCTTTGAAAAGAGATTACCAGGACCCGGAGAGCATTATTACAGTAAATGGCAACAAGGCTGTCATGCTTTCTGTGCAAATGCATGAAGGGAACAACATTGTAAAATTTGGCGAAGACATTGACAAGAAAATTGAAGAGGCCAGGAAGATCATTCCCTCCGATATAAAGATCACCACCATCGTTAACCAGCCGCATGTGGTGGATCATAACATCTCACATTTTATCAGGGAGTTTTTCCTTGCCATTGTTTCCGTGATCATTGTAGTTGTTTTATTGCTGCCTTTGCGCATTGCATCTGTAGCGGCAATGGCCATCCCGATGACGGTGGCAGTAACTTTTGCGATAATGTCCGCATTGGGCATCGAATTGCACCAGGTATCCCTCGCGGCTTTGATCCTGGTGTTGGGGATGGTGGTAGATGACGCTATTGTAATTGCAGACAACTATGTCGAGCTGCTGGATGAAGGCGTTGAGCGGTGGACAGCGGCATGGCGCAGTGCCAATGACCTGGTAATACCTGTACTGGCAGCTACCATCACCATTATCGCATCATTTATGCCGATGATCTTATTACGGGGGACAGTTGGCGAATTTATCTTCGCCCTGCCCATAACTGTTGCGGTGGCCCTGGCTTCTTCATTTCTTGTGGCCATGGTTTTAACCCCGCTGCTTTGCTACACTTTTATTAAAAAGGGCCTGCATGAAAAGACGGATAGCACTACGGAAGAAACAGACCACCAACCTAAAAAGAAGAAAAAGAAATCGTTACTCGACTTGATGCAAAACGGATATAACGATCTTTTGGACTGGTGTGTTAAACATCCGCGAATCACCATTGCCAGCAGCCTGGTACCTATCGCGCTGGCGGGGTTGTTGTTCGCAGGCGGTGTAAGGCAGCAATTTTTCCCTGCGGCAGAAAGGAACCAGTTTGTTGTAGAGCTATGGATGCCTACGGGAACAAAGGTTGAAAAGACAAATGAGGCGATCCTGAGGGTAGAAGCATTGATAAAGCATGATAAACGTGTAGTTTCCTATGCAACTTTCGCAGGCACATCCTCACCGAGGTTCTATTATAACTTTTCACCGGAGTTCCCGACCAGTAATTATGCCCAAATACTCATCAACACCACTACGGACGAAACCACTGACCAGCTTTCTGAAGAGTTAAGTGCCAAGGTGGGCAAGCTGATACCGGAAGGCACCACCTATGTGAAATTAATGCAGCAGGGCTCATCGCTGAAAGCCCCGGTTGAAGTCAGGATCATCGGCGAGGATATTAATCATCTGAAAACAATAGCTGCCGAAGTAACTAACATCATAAAACAGGCCAAAGGCAGCCGTTTTGTAAGAAGCGACTTTCATGAAGATTATTACGGTATCGGCATCAAATTAAAAGAAGAAGCCAGTCGTTTGGGATATACCACCACCAGCATTTCTCAATCGGTATATACCGGTTTTAGCGGCGCTGCCATTTCTACCATGTATGAGGGTAATGACCCTGTCAATATTGTATTGCGGCTGGATAAAAAAAGCCGGCAGACTACCGGCGACCTGGAGAACATCTATTTAAAATCACCGGTTACAGGTGCCGATGTTCCGTTAAGGCAGATCGCGGATTTGACCCCGCATTGGCAAACAGGCCGTATTATGCACCGCAACGGCGTAAGGACACTTACCGTACAGAGCGAAACAACGCCAGATGTACTTCCTTCGGAACTGCTTGCGGCTATACAGCCCACGATAGCTAAGCTGCAACTGCCTGACGGGTATCACATCGAATACGGTGGCGAGGATTTTAACAAAAAGGAGGCTCTGGGTCAGTTAATTGCTGCATTGTTAGTGAGCCTGGTACTTATATTTTTCATCCTGCTGTTTCAATTCAAGCATCTCAAAGAAGCTGCAATAGTCATGCTAAGCATTCCATTGAGCCTGTTCGGCGCCATATCAGGCTTGTTTGTAACAGGAAACTATTTCAGCTTCACCGCATTTATAGGCCTGATCGCACTGTCAGGAATTGTAGTCCGAAATGCCATCATCCTGGTAGACCATACCAATGAACTGATCAAACACGGGCTTGATCATAAAACAGCGGCCATTGAATCCGGCAAAAGGCGTTTAAGGCCCATCTTCCTTACCGCAATGGCGGCAGCAATCGGGGTATTACCTATGATCATCTCCGGATCGGCGATGTGGGCGCCGCTGGCAAGCGTATTGGCATTTGGTGTCGTATGGAGCATGGTGATGGCATTGATCACTGTACCCGTACTCTACATAGGCTGGGTCAAGCCCAAAAAAGAAATAACAGAAATAACAGAAAATCATAAAAGTCATTAA
- a CDS encoding glycoside hydrolase family 3 C-terminal domain-containing protein: protein MKNIKIKYATTFTIVVLMFANVSAQNKSELLLQSKISGVIKKMALEEKIAMLHGNALFSSGGVKRLNIPELTSDDGPLGVREEIKRFDWNSANWTTDSATFLPNGSAIAATWNPEMANKYGVVLGQEANARKKIVMLSPAFNICRMPLCGRTYEYYSEDPFLNAQLAVQSVKGIQSQHVAACIKHFAANNQEIDRGEINALIDQRALREIYLPAFKAAVQKGSAYTIMSAYNKVNGYWCSENDFLLNQVLKKEWGFKGIVMSDWGGTHHTAEAANNGLDIEMGSSGPYDQWYFAKPLLEAVKAGKVSEKMIDDKVRRILWVMYHTSMSTGHPAGSIATEAHGKAAYDIASESIVLLKNEGNLLPLKTDKIKSIAVIGDNAIRTFASGGYGAGVKARYEVTALAGIKARFGKTADIRFAQGYKANYKASNSDEQNAGYDKPDRVLIADAVALAKTADVAILCIGSNREYESEGHDRKSLELPFGEQALVNAVTAVNTNTIIVIMAGAPYDLNEIKKSCHAIVWSWFNGSEAGNALADMLAGDINPSGRLPFTFPATLHDSPAFALNTYPGKERTTEYKEGILVGYRWYDTKKIDPLYCFGYGLSYTRFTYSGISTDRKTYKTGDKIDVMFKVKNDGKIQGKETVQLYVSKVKSSVSRPEKELKAFKKVLIAPTKTATIRISINVNDLAYFSEKQNKWIVEPGDYKILAASSSKDIRQVAEIKVMR from the coding sequence ATGAAAAATATAAAAATAAAATACGCAACAACCTTTACTATAGTGGTTTTAATGTTTGCTAATGTTTCGGCGCAAAACAAAAGCGAACTATTGCTACAGTCAAAAATTAGCGGTGTTATTAAAAAAATGGCACTGGAAGAAAAGATTGCCATGTTGCATGGCAATGCCCTGTTTTCATCCGGAGGAGTAAAAAGATTGAATATTCCCGAACTAACCAGTGATGATGGTCCGTTAGGTGTACGCGAGGAGATTAAACGATTTGACTGGAATTCGGCTAACTGGACAACGGACTCAGCTACGTTTTTACCCAATGGCTCGGCAATAGCCGCCACCTGGAACCCGGAGATGGCCAATAAATATGGTGTTGTTTTAGGCCAGGAAGCCAATGCTCGTAAAAAGATAGTGATGTTATCCCCTGCATTTAATATTTGTAGAATGCCGCTTTGTGGTCGCACTTATGAATATTATTCAGAGGACCCCTTCCTGAATGCCCAACTTGCGGTTCAATCGGTAAAAGGGATTCAAAGCCAGCATGTGGCAGCTTGCATTAAACACTTTGCCGCAAATAACCAGGAAATTGACCGGGGCGAGATCAACGCATTGATAGATCAGCGGGCATTACGGGAAATCTATTTGCCTGCTTTTAAGGCGGCAGTGCAAAAGGGAAGCGCCTACACCATCATGTCGGCCTATAATAAGGTAAATGGCTATTGGTGTTCTGAAAATGATTTTCTACTTAATCAGGTGCTAAAAAAGGAATGGGGTTTTAAAGGAATCGTCATGTCTGACTGGGGTGGAACACATCATACCGCTGAGGCTGCGAACAATGGGCTTGATATCGAGATGGGTTCAAGCGGCCCATATGACCAATGGTACTTTGCCAAACCTTTGCTTGAAGCGGTTAAGGCTGGTAAGGTTTCAGAAAAGATGATTGATGATAAAGTGCGGCGCATATTATGGGTTATGTACCATACCTCCATGAGTACCGGCCATCCTGCCGGGTCGATAGCTACGGAGGCACATGGCAAAGCCGCTTATGATATTGCATCTGAATCTATAGTCCTGCTAAAAAACGAAGGTAACTTGCTACCCCTGAAAACAGATAAAATAAAAAGTATTGCGGTTATAGGTGATAATGCCATACGTACTTTTGCTTCAGGCGGATATGGCGCTGGGGTAAAGGCCAGGTACGAGGTTACGGCTTTGGCAGGCATAAAGGCAAGATTTGGCAAAACAGCCGATATCAGGTTTGCACAGGGCTATAAAGCCAATTATAAAGCGAGTAACAGCGATGAGCAGAACGCGGGTTATGACAAACCAGACCGGGTTTTGATTGCCGATGCCGTTGCCCTGGCTAAAACAGCCGATGTAGCCATTTTATGCATAGGGTCAAACCGCGAGTATGAGAGCGAGGGTCATGACCGTAAATCGCTTGAATTACCTTTTGGTGAACAGGCTTTAGTGAATGCGGTAACCGCTGTTAATACCAATACCATCATCGTTATAATGGCCGGAGCTCCTTATGATTTAAATGAAATCAAAAAATCATGCCACGCTATAGTTTGGTCGTGGTTTAATGGCTCTGAAGCGGGTAATGCGCTGGCTGACATGCTTGCTGGAGATATAAACCCCTCCGGAAGGCTGCCTTTTACCTTCCCGGCCACTTTACATGACTCACCTGCGTTTGCTTTAAATACCTATCCGGGCAAAGAGCGCACAACTGAATACAAGGAAGGTATATTGGTAGGTTATCGCTGGTATGACACCAAAAAGATAGATCCGTTATATTGTTTTGGTTATGGTTTATCATATACCAGATTTACATACAGCGGTATTTCAACAGATAGAAAAACGTACAAAACCGGCGATAAAATAGATGTTATGTTTAAAGTAAAAAACGATGGGAAGATACAAGGCAAAGAAACTGTTCAGCTATATGTAAGTAAAGTAAAGTCGTCTGTATCAAGGCCGGAAAAGGAACTCAAGGCATTTAAAAAGGTACTGATAGCGCCCACAAAAACGGCTACGATTAGGATAAGCATTAATGTGAACGATCTTGCTTATTTTAGTGAAAAACAAAATAAGTGGATAGTTGAACCCGGCGATTATAAAATCCTGGCTGCATCATCATCAAAAGATATAAGACAGGTGGCGGAGATAAAGGTTATGCGATAA